A window of Diorhabda carinulata isolate Delta chromosome 7, icDioCari1.1, whole genome shotgun sequence contains these coding sequences:
- the LOC130896516 gene encoding ras GTPase-activating protein-binding protein 2, which produces MVMEAPPSPQSVGREFVRQYYTLLNKAPTHLHRFYNHQSSFIHGGLDPPNRESSPVIGQKQIHQKIQQLNFRDCHAKITQVDSQATLGNGVVVQVTGELSNAGQPMRRFTQTFVLAAQSPKKFYVHNDIFRYQDEIISDEECDDGVHSEPDEEVSTGQPIVEHQAAINQPAIAPYYNPNAAQLPAAIPAVPIHHNQQPPPPHVINPPVPPTVNGSIHPEEMNVMQGPVPSMVTVPQTQPIATQLPAMQQGIVQAPIIQQPPIEEPQPPMEELVEEPLDNSYSEPQENEQEQDVNVTESASNEPKTYANLLKSGSNSPYVSPPSQTATAQGSQSMVRPASPQANIGYQGTGSRTTNANSVNNRNNATSGNQRPNQPPQRMSNRQDSGRGNTVGGRSGNDDANFDDRRRSQSQNFNDVNQLFLGNLPHTATEEELREIFSEFGAILDLRVHSKPSKVGGAPGARAPPNYGFITYETQQGVENCLKAKPIYYSKEDKNSIILNVEEKKTKDRTSYGGGRPMDNRDQRSGRGDNSGQRRGMGGPGGPNRNSNSGVGGPQGPNNRTNTYNNRNSGGGPPNRGQNTYNRR; this is translated from the exons ATTCTACAATCATCAATCTTCATTCATTCATGGAGGATTAGATCCTCCAAATCGCGAGAGCAGCCCTGTCATCGGCCAAAAACAAATTCACCAGAAAATTCAACAACTTAACTTTCGAGATTGTCATGCTAAGATTACTCAGGTTGATTCTCAG GCTACACTTGGTAATGGCGTAGTAGTTCAAGTGACTGGAGAACTGTCCAATGCTGGCCAACCGATGCGTCGTTTCACTCAGACGTTTGTCTTGGCAGCACAATCCCCTAAGAAGTTTTATGTCCATAATGACATATTCCGCTACCAGGACGAAATTATCTCTGACGAAGAATGCGATGATGGTGTCCATTCTGAACCCGATGAGGAAGTTTCGACTGG ACAACCAATTGTGGAACATCAAGCTGCTATCAATCAACCAGCAATTGCTCCTTACTACAATCCTAATGCCGCGCAATTACCAGCTGCTATTCCTGCTGTACCAATCCATCATAATCAACAGCCACCACCGCCTCATGTAATCAATCCTCCAGTACCACCGACTGTCAATGGATCTATTCATCCTGAAGAAATGAACGTCATGcaag GACCCGTTCCTTCCATGGTTACTGTTCCTCAAACTCAACCAATTGCTACTCAACTTCCAGCAATGCAACAGGGTATTGTGCAAGCTCCAATTATCCAACAACCTCCCATTGAGGAGCCTCAGCCACCCATGGAGGAATTGGTCGAAGAACCATTGGATAATAGTTACTCTGAACCACAGGAAAATGAACAGGAACAGGACGTTAATGTTACTGAATCTG CTTCCAACGAACCAAAAACTTACGCGAACCTTCTGAAATCTGGTTCTAATTCGCCGTACGTTTCACCGCCATCTCAAACTGCAACTGCTCAAGGATCGCAATCCATGGTTCGTCCTGCTTCGCCGCAAGCTAACATAGGGTACCAGGGTACTGGTTCCCGCACTACTAATGCAAACAGCGTCAATAATCGCAACAATGCAACTAGCGGCAACCAGAGACCGAATCAGCCGCCTCAAAGGATGTCTAATAGACAAGATTCAGGAAGAGGAAATACTGTTGGAGGTAGGAGTGGAAACGATGACGCCAATTTTG atgatAGAAGACGATCTCAAAgtcaaaatttcaatgatgtCAACCAACTGTTTTTGGGCAATTTACCACATACTGCAACAGAAGAAGAACTTCGTGAGATATTTAGTGAATTTGGTGCGATTTTGGATTTGAGAGTTCACAGTAAACCATCTAAAGTAGGTGGTGCGCCTGGTGCTAGAGCGCCACCAAATTATGGTTTCATTACTTACGAAACTCAACAAGGCGTTGAAAATTGCTTAAAGGCAAAG CCCATCTATTATTCAAAGGAGGACAAAAACTCCATAATTTTGAACGTTGAGGAGAAGAAAACTAAGGATCGTACTTCTTATGGAGGCGGCCGCCCGATGGATAACAGGGACCAGAGGAGCGGTCGTGGGGACAACAGTGGTCAGAGACGCGGCATGGGAGGTCCGGGAGGACCGAACAGAAACAGCAACAGCGGGGTAGGTGGCCCACAAGGTCCTAATAACAGGACCAATACCTACAACAACAGAAATTCAGGGGGCGGACCTCCAAATCGAGGACAAAACACCTACAACCGTCGCTAA
- the LOC130896517 gene encoding RNA-binding protein squid isoform X5: MSWETTDKELREHFGQYGEIDSINVKTDPNTGRSRGFAFIVFTTTEAIDKVVAAGDHIINGKKVDPKKAKARHGKIFVGGLTNELTDDDIKNYFAQFGSIIEVEMPFDKQKNQRKGFCFITFESEQVVNELLKSPKQTIKDKEVDVKKATPKPDQMGGPMMMSRGMRGGRGGPMRGGRGGRGGGYGNQNWNQAYSGYGYGQGYGYDGYGQGYDYYGGGYGGYGNYDYNYGNYDQGYGYDGGYGSGGGGRNVNTRGKGGAGGGYQGSGGGSGGAGKPQRGGGQRNQRFQPYQK, encoded by the exons AGGAACTACGTGAACATTTTGGTCAATATGGTGAAATAGACAGTATAAATGTTAAAACAGACCCGAATACAGGCAGATCAAGAGGTTTTGCATTTATTGTATTTACCACAACAGAAGCCATTGACAAAGTAGTAGCTGCAGGCGATCAtataattaatggaaaaaaagtagATCCTAAGAAAGCCAAAGCGAGACACGGTAAAATATTTGTAGGAGGTTTAACGAACGAACTCACTGATGATGacattaaaaactattttgcaCAGTTTGGATCG ataattGAAGTAGAAATGCCATTTGACAAACAGAAGAACCAAAGGAAAGGATTCTGTTTTATTACGTTTGAATCTGAACAGGTTGTGAATGAACTCTTGAAATCTCCAAAACAGACCATTAAAGACAAAGAG gtTGATGTTAAAAAAGCAACACCTAAACCTGACCAGATGGGAGGACCCATGATGATGAGCCGTGGTATGCGAGGCGGTCGTGGTGGCCCAATGAGAGGCGGACGCGGAGGTAGAGGCGGTGGATATGGTAACCAAAATTGGAATCAAGCTTACAGTGGATACGGTTACGGCCAAGGTTATGGTTACGACGGATACGGTCAAGGCTATGACTATTACGGAGGTGGCTACGGTGGTTACGGAAATTACGACTACAACTACGGTAACTACG ACCAGGGATATGGTTATGATGGAGGATATGGTAGCGGTGGTGGTGGACGTAACGTTAATACACGCGGAAAAG GTGGAGCTGGTGGTGGATACCAAGGAAGTGGTGGTGGTAGTGGCGGCGCTGGTAAACCGCAAAGGGGAGGTGGACAACGCAACCAAAGGTTCCAACCCTATCAGAAGTGA